The sequence AGTTCTCAAGAATCACAATATCACGTCgtagataaaataaaacaagGACAATTAAGATTGAACATACAAGGAGAGAAAGAATGTCGGCTAGCTcaaagatgaaaaaaatatacGTATCTCGTACGGATGATGGGATAAATACTTTTAAGATAAGCATTGACTAATTTAATCGGTTTCCCGCAAGCATACCATACCGCGTGGATCAtcaacatgaattttttttaatgggtACATTTGAAATTTGATTAGTTGataagatattataatcaaaaaaaatattattttgtggTCAGTATCGTGGATATGTACGGTTATGTAAAACTAGACTTGTTAGCCAGAAGAAGAACGCATCTGATCATCATTGCCAAAAGGCAAAACATATTTTTCCCTTCCCTTATTGTGGACTGTCTTCATATCCAACTCGCCAACTCAAGTTGTTATAAGTTCTACAGTATAAATACATTCAAATCTAGGTAATACAACTACCACACACCAGCATCTTTCTATATATCCCTTCATCTCCGACCCAACCAAACTTCACtaaaaactcaaagataacATGAAGTCACACCCGTATAGCACAAGTTTAGTACCAGCTAAGTTGGCCTTGCACAATGAATCTCGTACAATCTCTAAACTCAAGCCCAAAATACGTATAATTCACATCGTTGCACCAGAGATTATAAAGACAGATGTTCACAATTTCAGAGAGCTAGTTCAGAGACTTACAGGCAAACCCgaggaaagaaaagaaagcgAGAAGCAAGTGAGTGACTTTCCATCCGTAGCATTTCCTTCAAAGACGTGCGGAAGGAAGCCAAAAAAGAACATGAAACCAGCAATTGTGCCTGCATTGCAAATTAAACATAGAATCAAGGAGAGTGAAGAAATAATTTGGGGCGATAATCCGAGTGCACTTTTGGGTTTTCTTGGAGATGTGGATGGGTTTATTCACGACGTGAATGTGTTTCCTCTGCTTCCATTCAGGTCTTCTCAGATCAATACATTTGGTGAGATTCCACTATTCTAGTTGAAAACTCATACCGTCTCTTCAGAGATACATAAGATTCTATCTTAAGTTTGTGTGCAGAAAAGGGAGGttctatatattttattcattcATTTTCTACTTTTTCAGAGCATTAACGGATTGTACCATTTATGCTTAAGGATCAAGCAAAACATACTTTGGCTCTTCATTTTCTCATGTTGTGAGGTGACTGTATTTGGAATTGAACAAAGGTATTTGGTATTTGGTGTCGTTGGATAAAATTTGGAAAGGCTTTCTCGTTTTGTGACTTAACTGGGCTGCTACAAAGGACTAGGCAGTGGCTGTCATTTGAGGGACCTAGAACGCCACATAAATCCGTATCATTCTTAGTCACTATTACTTGGATCTACTGAGGATGATCTATCTGAAAGTCTTAGATGCTGTTTATCCATCAAAAATGGAATAGGGTATTTCCCTCGGCACGCGTTTTCACCACTATAGAATTACTCCAGATGGTCCCACAGATTGGTTTTATATGTTTGGTTCAGAACGGTATAGATTTGACCAAAAGGTCCGACAATCATCTTTAGATTCATAAAGTTTTTTGCTAATTCGAATGGCATCAGTGCTAGTTGTGTGATTTATATAAACAAAGAGATCAAGTGCATACTCGGTTTTGTTTATACAGTCTTCATACTATGTACAGAATTTCAGTCATGTAAAAAGAATTTTGCTCCTGAAGTACAATAACACTAATGGAAGCCTATTTTTGTAATTAAGCATATTTTTCACGTCAACAGACTAAGGTGGCTTCTCCAAGCACTTGTACTTGatctaaagaaaataaatttccaGTAGCTGTATAACGTCACCTATATATTCATCTCCCTTTATAAGAAATATAAATCACGAATATTCACCCAACTTATTAAATAAAAGGAACGTTACCGCGAAAGTCTGTAACTCTCAAAATTAAGCTCCCATCGAAGCGACCTGGCAGGCTTCCCACAAAATTACAAGATCAAATTAGTTTTGTTAGTAACTAATTAGTTAGACAAATCTTTTTAGGATGTACCATTAATGGACTCTTTAAGATAAAGCATGCTAAGGAATAAATAGAGAAGATCTCACCTAAACCAGGAAATGATTATGGAAAAAACACAAGGGTAACACTTAAATGATTCGTAATTTCGTGTTAATGCCAAATAAGAGCAATGAAGTAGACGTAAACTAAAAATCACTGCACTTTGCATAATCTTGATGGTAAAACCTTAAACACAAGAAGAAATGTCTTATACATGGAGAGCATTTGGGAGAACATAACAAAATGCATATAACACCTAGCCAAAGCAGTTAATGACTTCTCCATGgataaaaagaattttataaGACTTTGATATTAGTGCAGTGGTCAACACATATATCCATCAAGACCATTGTCACAGCATGTAGTAAGTTCATTTTGAGTACAAAAATTTAGGAACACCTCCTTCACAAGAGGATCGCACGCATTTACAACTAGCAATTCCGGGAAAATTGGTGATTGCAGGTGTTCAAAATACAACAAATATGAAGATTAATTTACAGTGGCAACTTTGTGTCACATTCAGCCTAATCAGGCAGAACCTCAGTAGATATTACAGAAGTGTGTCCTCatatatagtatttttttttgttcgcTGTTTCTTTTTACTCTCCATTCTTTATTCTCCTACTTCCCTTGTTTGTTTGTTAGACTTGCGATCCACCACATGGAAGTATGATTGCCGGCTACACACAATTTCACTGAAGTTAGATTTGTTCCCTGAAAAGAAGACAGCAATTGTCAGTAAAAACATCAGGATAAGCAAAGAAATAATGTGTGTATCAGGAAATGAGAAGAACAGCCGAGAAAAATAACTACTCAATAAAATAGCAGAATCTTCAGTGCCATATATGACCCAGAAGTACATAATGTGCTTAAGTTCAAATATCACTTAAATTTAGTTTTTCTTCCATCAGGGGAACAGAAAAAGACTTTCTTTAATTCCACTCGAGTAAAAGGAACCATAAAGAGAAAATTTAGAAACATTCTCATAAATTGCCATTTCAAAGATATTGTGGTTGGATGTGCTATTGATTTCCTTAAATCTATAAGACTGCTATTAGACCTGAAATTTCGCACAATAAATTCTGACATTAAGAACAATCATCCACTTCAATTGAGAGAGGGTGTGTTGAAAACCTGTACTTCTTCTTGCAAATCAAAGAAGATACGGAAGACAAAGAAGTGTACTTAGTTGAGGTgtctttaaaataatatttgtacTAGCAGTTGAAACAAGAAATGAATGAAAAGTGATATAAGCATCGCTGATGAGATTGATGGAAGTAGCAATCATCAGATAGAGCTTGCAAAAGAGCCAATAAAAGTGAACATTACATTCATAATGGAGCGTCGAACAACTACCATCAATACATAAGGCAAAAAGAACATGGAAAGACCCAACAGAAATATGCCATATGTTTAGGAGAGTTGATGAGATGTCATAATTCTGTCCATAAGCATTCTAGTGCACGTGCCTGCTCTATGTAGTTGTCCCGTGGAGTATTTGTGCTGGCCTTACTTAAATGGATAGAGTGTCCAACATTCTGGCAATCAGCTAATTATCGCAAGACTGTGAATGATATGGCCTAAATGTTAAGGGAGAATATTAACAACATTTCGTTAAATTTAAAAGGTTGGTTGAATCTGGTGGAGCATTTTCCATCGAGAAGTATAAGTATGGCCATCCTTTTCTGTTGAGTTGCACAAGGAAATGCAACTCTAAAAGCTCCAAAAAAATAACTCAGGACAGATTAAAACATACAGAATAATGTACAAGGGGTAGCTATCCCTAGCCACCAATATGTATCATTGGTCTATTTGGCGTCTTCGCAAGGTCGAACATTCCAGCATGAGCTGCTTTCTTCCTCTTGACCTGGTTTTGGAACAAGGTTCAGAAATTAAAGACCACGGGGTGTGTTTTAACAAAAATCAATAACAAAACTCGGAATTGTAAAAGAGGGCCACAAAAATTAAATCCCATCACCACCCTGCTTAAAAATCCCATAAGTCAGTGTGGACTGGATATTGAGGTTTTGGTCTTCGAAACATTATCAAGCCAAATAGAATTACATACCGCTGCTCCTATAATTTCCTTCAGTTCGTTATCATCAACACCGTGACGCAAAGGATCCCTCAAGCTGACCTGACAGAATAAAATTCTCATGCGAATGGTATCTGTAAACTTAACTTTCACAAGAGCAGAAATTAAATCTAAAAACAAAGTATCATGTCATAATGCCAAATTTTTTATGAAGCATGCATTGAATCCCAAGCCAACTACTCCTGCGAATCATTTTGTTAGAGACAAACTACCATACTCCTAATCATTGGTTTCAATGATGACAAAATTTGACCAATTGTCATGAAGTTATAACCCAAAACAGTTTCATTGGATGATTAGGAAGAGAAAAAGAAACCTGTATAAACAGCTAGTTATAAGCATGATCTAATTTACAAGATATCACCATTATGATGTACAAGAATGTCTCTATAACCAGTGAGAAGATATCACACCTCTGACGGACCAAAGAGGCAAACTTTAAAGTTCCCATCAGCTAGAAGTCTGAGTCTGTTACAACCAGCACAAAAATGCTCCGTCATTGACGTGATGAAAGAAACCCTACCCAGATGCCCATCTATTCTGAAGTTCTTGGCTGTTTCTGTGGGATCATCCTCAATCCTTTGAAGTCCTGTAAATTTTTTAACCTGCTAGGTGATATTGAGCCATTTAAGGAATGCTAaaggaattttaaaatttaaaaaaggaCCTGTAGGTTTCCACCTTACCAGTATATCCAACATTTCAGAGTAAGGTACGAGTTTCTTCACATTCCACACATTCCCATCGAAAGGCATGAACTCAATGAACCGCACATTGATTGGCTTCTCACGCGTCAGTTCAACAAAATCACAAATTTCATCGTCATTGAATCCACGCATAACAACACAGTTTACCtgaaatacaatacatataAAGATATGCATGTGGATAGTGTGGCTGAAGATCTTGAAAGCAGAAAAGTTCTAACTAATAATGCTAGATAATTGATTTAGTAGCTCGCaaatttaaaaagaagaaaCAAAGCCAAAGTAATGATATATTGAGAATGCTACAAAACATACTTTGACCGGATTATATCCTGATTCTATAGCAGCATCAATTGATTTCATTACTCTGTCATGGCCTTTCCGTCTGGTCACGAATTCAAACTTTGCAGGAACCAACGTGTCTAAACTTATATTCAGCAAGCTAAGTCCACATTCTCTTAATCTTGGAAGTTTATTTGCCAGGATAATTCCATTGGTGGTCATTGCCAGAGTTTTTAATCCATTTAGACTTGACAGCTCTAAGCAAATTTCTTCAATATCCTTCCTGATGGTTGGCTCCCCACCAGTCAGGCGAACTTTCGTAACCCCAGAACTGACAAACAGACCAGCGAGACGTATGATTTCATTCTGAGAGAGAAGTCGGGTACTAGGAGTAAGTTCCAGACCTTCAGCAGGCATACAGTACTGGCATCGCAAATTACAGCGTTCTGTCAAGGAGATCCTTAAATAAGTATGCAGCCTCCCAAACGAATCAACCAACATATCTGATGTAGGATTATCTTTCTGTACATCTGAGGCTTGTTTTTCACATAGAGTAGCATATAACTTTGGCACAGTGTCATTCATACAACCACTTCTCAGAACCGGACCATTACCGCTTTTATTTAGAATACGAGAGATGATAGAACAGCTATCCTGTAAATTGCATTGAATGTAATTAACTCAATTGGCAGAGAATAAATGATAACAAGGCATAAATGCTAACAGAAACATGAGAACTGATGCTATAAGAGTGATACCGAAGAATGGTAAAAGGAAATCAAATGGTAAAGATGATTTTTTCCATGTTTTTATATTATGACAGAAACATTATTTCCACTCACCAAAAGTTAGAGAGAGAAATTTGAGAACCTTAATTTCATATAAACACAAGTAATTCCAAACACGATTACACGAATTACTAAAATTTCTTCACAATTAGCTTCATCAAAGCACAATACCTTCTTTCATGAAGCATTGATGCTCAGTTAGAAAATGACAACTTAAAGAATTGATAACTTGTgctactaaaaaaaattacttttcatattcaattttttttaataagaaatgatattttattaaatgcttAAAAAGCTTTTAATTACAATAAGCAAACTAGGATCCACTCATGACAAAAGGCTACACAAGACCCTCTCCATATCAACAATACACAAAATCTCAATCTCTCAATAGCTCTGACTGAAATTCTATACGAGATCCAAGCCAAGTAGTTATTTTAATCTTGATTTTTTCCCCGCACTCTTCACTCATGTCTTCAAtgttgtaaaaaaattatttcatttctCAATAGTCATATAGTCCAACATATTCCATGAGCCACCACTTtccaaaaaattatgtttatttCCAAAAAATTCACGACCAAAGGCTACACAAGACCCTATCCATATCGACAATACACAAAAGTTCAATCTCTCAATAAATCTGAGAATGAGACATTTTGAAACTTTACGTGAGATCCAATCTAAGTAGATATTTTAATCTTGATATTTTCTCAGCACTCTTCACTCGTGTCTTCGATGATGTAAAAAATTATTCTATTTCCCTTTAGCCACACAGACCAACATATATCATGAACCACCatttcccaaaaaaattatgtcCCTCTTGCCAAGAAGCTGTCCAAGATCCGTAGCAAATAAATATTGTGTTGATTTCGGCACCACCCAAACCAATAAGCTTTTCATATTCAGTTATTGGGATCAATATCAGATTATAACTAAAGCAGTGACCATAAATTGAGTGTAAAACAATTGTTTTGCATAAAACCCCTTGTAGCTATTAAAGGCGCACAAATTTTCCAAAGCTTAGGTGAAAGACACAAAGTGAGAGGCTCATGCTTTATGGAAGAGATAGAATAAGACATGGTATTGTAAATTCTTTGCTGCATAAAGACCCGAGCTTGTAAGAGGGATGCTTAAAGAGCACCTTGACACTTTTAAGGCATCACACAACAGGCGGTAGATTAAAGGGATGCCCATAGACAAGTGAATTCATTATCTATTACTGTTATTAAGAATCTCTATAATATGGACAAAAAATGGAGTCTTggtattttttggttttttccttttttccatTTTATCATTCCTTTCAAATTGCAGAATAGCATCTCATTAACTTTTACAATCATGCTATGACtacttgaatataaatcaaattaattataaaaaacagTACAACCACGCAACACATACGCCAATGCACTAGTTTCTAACTATACATGAAGCCCTCAAACCCCACCGTGCCCCCTCCAAAAcgtgaataattattttctagaGAGAAGGAGAAAAACGAAGTGGAGAGATACAAGCATTCCGTCAATAtcaatattgaaaatttgaaagcacataaaaatttgaaagaagtcAATACATGGAATGCAAAACAATACAGGAAAACTAAAACACCGAGATGTGAACTATAATTGACGGTCACTGGCCAACTGATGAGCTGATATGCAGTTAATTTTCCATGCAAAAGATGTACCCATTTCCTTCTCGAACCAAAACAGTGAAATATTTTTTGCTAATACCACGCAAGATGATGATAGGAAAAAAAAAGGGCAAAATAGTAACGTTGATGAACTTTGGCAAGCACCACTATGAAGACTTCAGGTGTGAGGAACTGCGTGTAATGCAGAAATACGACCCCACCACTAGAAATTAGAAGCAAGGTATTCCTAGACTTCCTATTAGCAGCGTAAATGCAGCCTATCTATACGTGTAACCGTGCATAAGTACGAGAATGACTTGGATAATTAACTTCAGAATTTCCGGTAAGAACCCGTCAATTTAGACTCTTCTTCttccaattttcaaaattcgtaCGATCATACCAGGCAAGAAACAGTATTTCAACCACAAAAAATAATCAATGAATAAAAAATCaagatcaaataaataaatcgaTCAAATTCATAAAGACAATGACCATTAACCAATTACCATCATCACAAGAACTCATAGAAAAAACCCTTTTTCCAGAATCAAAACCAGACATAAACCAAACAATAACtgtcaaaaaattgaaaaaaacggAAAGAATAACCCACGGAGCTGAAACTTCTCAAACCCGAATTCCATTCAATCTTGGAGATGTAGGGCCGCATATCGAATGCAAATTATGAACATTCCACTTGCGATCCGTTAGTGTTTGTCCGAAAAATGAAGGAAATCAGATTAGGATGAAGTATGACACCCTCAGCCGGCCCTGTCTCCCTACACGCGTACAAAACAATCCCTCCCCCCAACTAAAAATAGTTGATATTTTTTCCCAATTAAACTTTTCCTCATCAATTATCAAAAAATTCCATTAATTGTAaagtatttaatatataaatagtttcttattttaaaaacattttattttaattaaagaaatttagttgtttcatgttttatttacataacaaatataaaataatagaacaagttatttaattgaattttatgtattcaagttatttataatttaataatttatgtaaattaattcgtacaatatataatttaattaatataattttttaataaaataatattttatataatattaatcattaaatttataaatatttattaaatacatgataaaaaaataatatatgtaaaacaaaaaaaaattaaatatttttttaataagaatTGAAGTAAATGTGTGGAAAATGAGTTTGATGCAGAATTGAGAAGGCCTTAGCAGAGCAGGCGTCCCTGCGATTGATGGTGTGAGCCATTTGATCGAATGCTGacaacacttttttttttaaaggaacaATCCATTCATTCACAAATCATTAGATCTCTGCTGTAAGACTCCTTATCAATTTGGCTTCGTACTTCAATCCACCGATTTCCTTCTTGATATGCTGAAAATCTAGTGAAACAAGTTTCTAGAACAAATGTAAGGCTGAGCTTTATGCTGGCTTGTATATTTgtattttgaaaaagaaaagatttgATCTTTTTTTTCTGAGTGTGTGTGTCTTATTGATATATTTGTGGGTGTGAGTTAGAGTggttatattttgatttttttctgaTAAATTTTGTGGTGCAatgattttgtttctaatgGAAGATGGTGTTCTATAGGGGCGTTTCTCTATTATCCAAGCTGCGTCTGCGTGCTGTGAGTATTTTCTAACCGTTGGAGAGTCAGAATTAATTTGAGGGGCAAGTTTTTGTGCTTGGGGAAGATGGTGTTCTATAGGAGCGTTTCAAAAAATTGGAAGATATGTGGTCTTATGTGATTACAAGATACGTGGGCAATGGGCTACTAACTGTTGGCTTTGATTATTGTCGTTTGTGATATTGATTCACTCAAGCAACTAGaagttgaaaaaaatttcagtaAGAATCATATAGTTTTAGtaaatttgaataataatatgTAAAAACTCAATTTTAAATTCTAGCTCCATTTCAGCAAccgacaaaaaaaaattaataaattaatttatttggatGCATCAAATGTTCAAATAAACCCTTAAAGAGGTTCTTGTTGCCTGATGGTGACACAGCCAATATGCTAACAAAAGCTTTAAATGGCTCTTGCTAACTACagtattgaagatctatttttatgaatttgtgGTCTATGCAATAGGTTCAACAGCCAGGTCTCCGAAATTCCATCCGTTGGCTTCAGGTCCAGACCTCCACTGATCTTGTAAGCCTTCTGTGTCTCATGTGATGTTATTGCTTTCTGAATTGATCCATAGGCAGAGTTACATGCTCGTTGCGATGTGTTGTGAATTAGTCATGATTTGGCATATTCATGTTCTAACAGACGAAGAGAAGATAGACAGgattaaaaaataacaatattagTTATTATGCACAAATTTCATGATTTCATTATCCTTAAACGTAATGCGAGTATTTTGTATAGTATATAATAAGAAGGAAAGAGAAGTGAAGAAATTTGAGGAAGATTTTCAATCTGATTATAATTTGAGGAGGAAAATTTGAGAGTAGGGAAAAATTTCCAATTTTCATTGCATTGTGTTCTTTTCTGCTTAATTTTACTTGTGATTACTTCCTACTGCCAGTCCCATCTTACAAGGAGTCAAGGAGTGAAGTTGTGCCTGTGAGATTATCAGTTTTCCCCTTTTACTGTCATTTTCCTGTTTTTCTTCATCAAATCTGCCAACTCGAAGTGGTTAGGGGTaagatattatttattaaggggATAGGGGTGGCCTGCTTGGAATACTTCTTGCCAGATGCTGAAATGTTCTATACTAGTGATAAGGCATGCATAAATTTATGTTTGCCTTAAAACAAACTGACTTACAATTGATGTGGAGTTGGAGAACACTGAGTTTTTCTATTTCAAATAGAATTTTTGTGATCAAGTGCTATCATCTTTgcctttttttattattattttcacttgTGAACAACTAACTTAATTTTTTAATCTCTTTATTTTATAAACTGGCTCATCTATAGGACCTTCATTCTCAACTCAAGGAATTGATTCCATAACAACAGGTGCATTTTCTAGAATAAACAAGGTCGTTAAGATTGCCAACTGTGTTGCTGTCaagtttttttgtttaaaattccTACTACATAACTACATATAtgttacaaaaaaattaaagaaatagaatAGCAAATATTTAGATGTCTTCTTGTTTCTTGTTTGATTGTGATTATGATTATCGTTATCCAATATTTATCCTATTTATACTAttacaatgataaatattttttttaaaaaaaatatagaagaaaAGGCTTTGGTTGACATTGATGTTTACATCATAATCCTTGTTTATTTGTCGAAGGAACGGCTAAAAATGCTAAAGAAAGAATATGGAAAGGTTCCGTTGGGTGACATTACTGTTGATATGGTATGCCATTTCCTTTCTTATTTTCTCTCTCGAGTTTTTTCGTATGGTGATTTTAGGTAACTTGATAATTCAGGTACTTATGATTGTCTGCTACATTTTCTGAAGGTACTCGGTGGTATGAGAGGTATGACAGGGTTATTGTGGGAAACCTCATTGCTTGATCCAGAAGAGGTACTCTCCCTGGTCTCAtattaagattccaagatttccTGCAGTTTCTGAACAAAATGTAGCAGAATTTAATGACTCTTTGAGAAAATGGAGTACAATGGTTATTATTCAACTTGTATTTTTGTTCATTTGGTTTTTATCAGGGAATTCGCTTCCGGGGCATGTCCATTCCCGAATGTCAGAATGTGTTACCTGCAGCAAAGCCTGGTGGAGAACCATTGCCCGAGGGTCTCTTATGGCTT comes from Primulina huaijiensis isolate GDHJ02 chromosome 17, ASM1229523v2, whole genome shotgun sequence and encodes:
- the LOC140962785 gene encoding VQ motif-containing protein 25-like; this translates as MKSHPYSTSLVPAKLALHNESRTISKLKPKIRIIHIVAPEIIKTDVHNFRELVQRLTGKPEERKESEKQVSDFPSVAFPSKTCGRKPKKNMKPAIVPALQIKHRIKESEEIIWGDNPSALLGFLGDVDGFIHDVNVFPLLPFRSSQINTFGEIPLF
- the LOC140962784 gene encoding GTP 3',8-cyclase, mitochondrial-like — encoded protein: MRPYISKIEWNSGLRSFSSDSCSIISRILNKSGNGPVLRSGCMNDTVPKLYATLCEKQASDVQKDNPTSDMLVDSFGRLHTYLRISLTERCNLRCQYCMPAEGLELTPSTRLLSQNEIIRLAGLFVSSGVTKVRLTGGEPTIRKDIEEICLELSSLNGLKTLAMTTNGIILANKLPRLRECGLSLLNISLDTLVPAKFEFVTRRKGHDRVMKSIDAAIESGYNPVKVNCVVMRGFNDDEICDFVELTREKPINVRFIEFMPFDGNVWNVKKLVPYSEMLDILVKKFTGLQRIEDDPTETAKNFRIDGHLGRVSFITSMTEHFCAGCNRLRLLADGNFKVCLFGPSEVSLRDPLRHGVDDNELKEIIGAAVKRKKAAHAGMFDLAKTPNRPMIHIGG
- the LOC140963423 gene encoding citrate synthase, mitochondrial-like isoform X1, whose protein sequence is MLKKEYGKVPLGDITVDMVLGGMRGMTGLLWETSLLDPEEGIRFRGMSIPECQNVLPAAKPGGEPLPEGLLWLLLTGKDFKRKASKNIARPHYYWSECGAELVS
- the LOC140963423 gene encoding citrate synthase, mitochondrial-like isoform X2 translates to MLKKEYGKVPLGDITVDMVLGGMRGMTGLLWETSLLDPEEGIRFRGMSIPECQNVLPAAKPGGEPLPEGLLWLLLTGKDQE